The genomic DNA CTGCAACTCGACTCCATGAAGTCGGAATCGCTAGTAATCGTGGATCAGAATGCCACGGTGAATACGTTCCCGGGCCTTGTACACACCGCCCGTCACACCATGGGAGTGGGCTGCACCAGAAGTAGATAGCTTAACCTTCGGGAGGGCGTTTACCACGGTGTGGTTCATGACTGGGGTGAAGTCGTAACAAGGTAGCCCTAGGGGAACCTGGGGCTGGATCACCTCCTTACTGACGCTATTTTTGCGAGTGTTCACACAGATTGTATAGGTTAAAAGTCAAAGAGATACGAATGCCTTAGTAAAAGGCTCGTACCTTAGATGGGTCTGTAGCTCAGGTGGTTAGAGCGCACCCCTGATAAGGGTGAGGTCGGTGGTTCAAGTCCACTCAGACCCACCACTTCTACTTATCCTGCGTCATCTTTGATAGCTGCGATGCTCATGTGCTAGCGCACACTGCGCGTCTCACTTCAAATCTGACTTGGTTAAGCGAAGTGGCTTCTTCGAAGAAGTCTGTCTAAGGAATTATGATGGGGCTATAGCTCAGCTGGGAGAGCGCCTGCCTTGCACGCAGGAGGTCAGCAGTTCGATCCTGCTTAGCTCCACCACTTTTTAAGCGCATTTATGATGATAAGTGTCTTTAAAAAGTGGTTTATCGTATTGATAGATTCACATGCTCTTTAACAATCTGGAAAGCTGACAAGTCATTCTTAAAGAATGACAGTAAAGTTCTCAATCAGTGACAGAAATGTCACTCACACAATCAAGTGTGCTTGGGCTTTGTCTTAGTGATAAGCAAAGTCTCTATTTTGAGTCCGGCAAAAACAAAACCTTAATTAGTTGATGATTCAACACTCAGTGGTTTTGCGACGCAGATTTCTTTTTTAGACAATCTCGCGCGAGACGTTTGTCGCAGGGAGCGTAACGTGTTACGTGACCAAGCAAACGGTGAGCAAGAGGCCGTATAAAAGAGAAAGATCGAGCAAAAAGACCTCTTGGGGTTGTATGGTTAAGTGATTAAGCGTAGACGGTGGATGCCTTGGCAGTCAGAGGCGATGAAGGACGTACTAACCTGCGAAAAGCGATGGTGAGCTGGTAAGAAGCATTTGAGCCATCGATGTCCGAATGGGGAAACCCACCTGCATAAGCAGGTATCTTAGCGTGAATACATAGCGCTAAGAGGCGAACTCGGGGAACTGAAACATCTAAGTACCCGAAGGAAAAGAAATCAATTGAGATTCCGGCAGTAGCGGCGAGCGAACCCGGAGCAGCCCTTAAGCGGCTTAGGCGTTAGGTGAACAGGTTGGAAAGCCTGGCAATAAAGGGTGATAGCCCCGTAACCGACGGCGCCTTAGTCGTGAAAACGAGTAGGACGGGACACGTGATATCTTGTCTGAACATGGGGGGACCATCCTCCAAGGCTAAATACTCCTGACTGACCGATAGTGAACCAGTACCGTGAGGGAAAGGCGAAAAGAACCCCTGTGAGGGGAGTGAAATAGAACCTGAAACCGTCTACGTACAAGCAGTGGGAGCCTCCTAGTGGGGTGACCGCGTACCTTTTGTATAATGGGTCAGCGACTTAATGTAAGTAGCAAGGTTAACCGCATAGGGGAGCCGTAGGGAAACCGAGTCTTAACTGGGCGTCGAGTTGCTTGCATTAGACCCGAAACCGAGTGATCTAGCCATGGGCAGGTTGAAGGTTGAGTAACATCAACTGGAGGACCGAACTCACTAACGTTGAAAAGTTAGGAGATGACCTGTGGCTAGGGGTGAAAGGCCAATCAAACTCGGAGATAGCTGGTTCTCCCCGAAAGCTATTTAGGTAGCGCCTCGGACGAATACTACTGGGGGTAGAGCACTGTTAAGGCTAGGGGGTCATCCCGACTTACCAACCCTTTGCAAACTCCGAATACCAGTAAGTACTATCCGGGAGACACACGGCGGGTGCTAACGTCCGTCGTGGAGAGGGAAACAACCCAGACCGCCAGCTAAGGTCCCAAAGTTATCGCTAAGTGGGAAACGATGTGGGAAGGCTCAGACAGCCAGGATGTTGGCTTAGAAGCAGCCATCATTTAAAGAAAGCGTAATAGCTCACTGGTCGAGTCGGCCTGCGCGGAAGATGTAACGGGGCTAAGCGATACACCGAAGCTGCGGCAATGTCCTTATGGATATTGGGTAGGGGAGCGTTGTGTAAGCTGTTGAAGGTGAGCTGAGAGGCTTGCTGGAGGTATCACAAGTGCGAATGCTGACATGAGTAACGATAAAGGGGGTGAAAAACCTCCTCGCCGGAAGACCAAGGGTTCCTGTCCAACGTTAATCGGGGCAGGGTAAGTCGGCCCCTAAGGCGAGGCCGAAAGGCGTAGTCGATGGGAAACGGGTTAATATTCCCGTACTGCTACTTACTGCGATGGGGGGACGGAGAAGGCTAGGTGGGCCTGGCGATGGTTGTCCAGGTTCAAGTGCGTAGGCTGATTTCTTAGGCAAATCCGGGAAATCAAGGCCGAGACACGATGTCGAGCCACCAAGGTGGTGAAGTCATTGATGCCATGCTTCCGGGAAAAGCCTCTAAGCTTCAGGTAAGTAGCAACCGTACTCCAAACCGACACAGGTGGTCGGGTAGAGAATACCAAGGCGCTTGAGAGAACTCGGGTGAAGGAACTAGGCAAAATGGTACCGTAACTTCGGGAGAAGGTACGCTGCCCGCGGTGAAGTCCCTTGCGGATGGAGCTATGGGCAGTCGCAGATACCAGGTGGCTGCAACTGTTTATTAAAAACACAGCACTGTGCAAAATCGAAAGATGACGTATACGGTGTGACGCCTGCCCGGTGCCGGAAGGTTAATTGATGTGGTTATCGCAAGAGAAGCCATTGATTGAAGCCCCGGTAAACGGCGGCCGTAACTATAACGGTCCTAAGGTAGCGAAATTCCTTGTCGGGTAAGTTCCGACCTGCACGAATGGCGTAATGATGGCCACGCTGTCTCCACCCGAGACTCAGTGAAATTGAAATCGCAGTGAAGATGCTGTGTACCCGCGGCTAGACGGAAAGACCCCGTGAACCTTTACTACAGCTTGGCACTGAACATTGAGCCTACATGTGTAGGATAGGTGGGAGGCTTTGAAGCGGCGACGCCAGTTGCTGTGGAGCCATCCTTGAAATACCACCCTTGTATGTTTGATGTTCTAACTTAGCCCCGTTATCCGGGGTGAGGACAGTGCCTGGTGGGTAGTTTGACTGGGGCGGTCTCCTCCCAAAGCGTAACGGAGGAGCACGAAGGTGGGCTAATCACGGTCGGACATCGTGAGGTTAGTGCAATGGCATAAGCCCGCTTAACTGCGAGAGTGACGGCTCGAGCAGGTACGAAAGTAGGTCATAGTGATCCGGTGGTTCTGAATGGAAGGGCCATCGCTCAACGGATAAAAGGTACTCCGGGGATAACAGGCTGATACCGCCCAAGAGTTCATATCGACGGCGGTGTTTGGCACCTCGATGTCGGCTCATCACATCCTGGGGCTGAAGTCGGTCCCAAGGGTATGGCTGTTCGCCATTTAAAGTGGTACGCGAGCTGGGTTTAGAACGTCGTGAGACAGTTCGGTCCCTATCTGCCGTGGGCGTTGGATGATTGAGGGGAGCTGCTCCTAGTACGAGAGGACCGGAGTGGACGAACCGCTGGTGTTCGGGTTGTGTCGCCAGACGCATTGCCCGGTAGCTAAGTTCGGCACAGATAAGCGCTGAAAGCATCTAAGCGCGAAGCTGGCCCCGAGATGAGTCATCCCTAGAGCTTCGAGCTCTCTAAAGGGTTGTTCTAGACTAGAACGTTGATAGGCAGGGTGTGTAAGCGCTGTGAGGCGTTGAGCTAACCTGTACTAATTGCCCGTGAGGCTTAACCATACAACACCCAAGAGGTTTTGGGTTGGACTTAAAATAAAGCCAGTTGATTGTGGCGAGAACGAACAGCTTTCTAGGTTGATGGTTTTCACTTTTAGAAAAGTGAAGACAAAACAAAATTTTGCTTGGCGACCATAGCGCTTTGGACCCACCTGACTCCATGCCGAACTCAGTAGTGAAACGAAGCAGCGCCGATGGTAGTGTGGGGTCTCCCCATGTGAGAGTAGGACATCGCCAGGCTTTGATTACAATTGATTAAAGCAAAGAGATATAAGCCTTTAATCATACAGAATTGGTGCGGAGTGGTAGTTCAGTTGGTTAGAATACCGGCCTGTCACGCCGGGGGTCGCGGGTTCGAGTCCCGTCCACTCCGCCACTACTTAGAAGCCCTGCTAATTTTAGTAGGGTTTTTTTGTGATTGGCTAGGTTAGCCCACAGGGCGAATGAGTCCCGCAGGGTGGCCTGCCCATTGTCCGCAACCCCGGCCCTCCGCCGCTACTTAAAAAACCTAGCTGAAAAGCTGGGGTTTTTTGTTATTGGGTTGTTGGGACGATCTGCTTTATAAATAAGCGATCAAGCGTTTGAAGCGTAATTGATGGTGGTAATTTGTCGCGGGATCGCTACAATAGGCACCTATCTACAGGGGTATAGCTCCAATTGGCAGAGCAGCGGATTCCAAATCCGCGTGTTGGGGGTTCGAATCCCTCTACCCCTGCCAAATACCAAAGCATCGACATCGTCGGTGCTTTTTTTGTATGTGAATCATCAAGCTTCTAGCAACTCTGACCCTCTTCCCTTTTTCTTCCTCCTGTTCCTTATTCACCTGTCACGGTATGATGAGTTTTTACCAATCGAAAGGAGCACCCAGTGGTAAGCATATTGTGGGTAGGACTTGGTGGCGCACTAGGAGCGTCTTCGCGCTTTTTAGTTTCAGAGTGGAGCGTCGCGGTGTTTGGTCGAGGATTCCCTTACGGCACCCTCATGGTTAATGTGCTGGGCTCATTAGCGATGGGTGTCTTTTTAGCGGCGATGAGCCAAGAGCTGATTGCCCCAGTGCCTTGGCGTCAACTGATTGCGATTGGCTTTTTGGGCGCGTTCACCACCTTCTCGACCTTTTCAGTGGATACCTTGCTTCTTTTTCAACATGGTGAGACGGTGAAAGCCTTGTTAAACGTGGGTCTCAACCTTGCGTTATGCTTAGGAGCGGCCGCGATGGGGGCTTGGTTGCTAGGACGCATTACTGGGTAGGTAAAAACATGCCATTACGTCGCTTGTTGTTGCGGCGGTGATTTCTTATACTGGCGTTGAACTTGTCGGAGTGCCAATTGGCTGAGACCACGTTAAGTGGGATCCGTTGAACCTGATCTGGTTAGGACCAGCGAAGGGAACAAGAGATGCATCAGATAACAGACCGTACGCGTCTGCCAGTTTGCTCACATCTCAATTCAGCGTTTTCCGGCAAGCATTAATTCCCATAATGAACACCGGAGTAATGCTATGTCGACCCGTAAACAGGCCCGCCTTGAGGCCAAATCTTTTATCGATTCCCTCTCTGCGCAAACCTACCCTAACTCGGAAAAAGTCTATGTCGAGGGATCGCGACCCGATATTCGCGTAGGCATGCGCGAAATCCACCTTTCTCCTACTTTTGTAGGCGGGGGTAAAGATAATCCGCAGTATGAAGCCAATGAATCCATTCGGGTTTATGACACATCAGGGCCTTATACCGACCCACAGAGTGCTATCGATATTTACCAAGGCTTAGCCCCAGTACGCAAAGCCTGGATTGATGAACGTGCCGATACAGAGTTCCTTGATG from Salinivibrio kushneri includes the following:
- the crcB gene encoding fluoride efflux transporter CrcB codes for the protein MVSILWVGLGGALGASSRFLVSEWSVAVFGRGFPYGTLMVNVLGSLAMGVFLAAMSQELIAPVPWRQLIAIGFLGAFTTFSTFSVDTLLLFQHGETVKALLNVGLNLALCLGAAAMGAWLLGRITG